A section of the Aminiphilus circumscriptus DSM 16581 genome encodes:
- a CDS encoding glycerol dehydratase reactivase beta/small subunit family protein, which produces MASWCGHIGESPSERPAVVLLFSPSLDPDIAIMVGAGSEEEGVPLVWDTMKGTAEVISRQAALRSRLEVGVGITSDACAITLVKHTQGPYILRQGPGSFGASEKKALKKTLRWLGGAAACLAKGQPLPDERKEESLPHSAETETRKTTATIEREKPPQGNPFPQDLLRRNAAGDDAGQRETSAPSEDEMVRRLVALVLETLNKAP; this is translated from the coding sequence ATGGCATCCTGGTGCGGACACATCGGCGAAAGCCCTAGTGAACGCCCCGCGGTGGTGCTTCTCTTCTCCCCTTCGCTCGACCCCGACATTGCCATCATGGTCGGAGCGGGCAGCGAAGAGGAGGGCGTTCCTCTCGTGTGGGATACCATGAAAGGAACAGCGGAGGTTATTTCCAGACAAGCCGCTCTCCGCTCCCGCCTCGAAGTCGGGGTGGGCATCACCTCCGACGCATGCGCGATCACGCTGGTGAAACACACACAAGGACCGTACATCCTCCGGCAGGGTCCGGGCTCCTTCGGCGCTTCGGAGAAAAAGGCCTTGAAAAAAACACTCCGCTGGCTGGGAGGCGCGGCGGCTTGCCTCGCGAAAGGGCAGCCTCTTCCGGACGAACGAAAGGAAGAGAGCCTTCCACATTCCGCGGAGACAGAGACCCGAAAAACGACAGCGACAATCGAACGGGAAAAACCGCCCCAGGGCAATCCTTTTCCACAGGACCTCCTCCGCCGGAATGCTGCCGGCGACGACGCCGGACAACGGGAAACATCCGCTCCCTCCGAGGACGAGATGGTCCGGCGCTTGGTCGCACTGGTGCTCGAGACCCTGAACAAGGCACCCTAG
- a CDS encoding BMC domain-containing protein — MSELHIRTALGFIEVVGLAAAVAAADAALKAANVSLVGREISKGYGYVTVKIAGDVGAVKAALAAAKAVSEKVSKVWSVDVIPRPASAIGPVLTFNRETQGASEWVAAHGPRETFSTAPEKEEKKSPFVPPSPSEERPSVAETEEAVPAPQGDGKGLPERTSIVEPEQQPSAPSETPEEGAGGDGQDDAREEPDSSALPHGEDTVEISEAPVKSPQPESTRETARRSKKRESKRNR, encoded by the coding sequence ATGAGTGAACTGCACATACGAACAGCCCTCGGCTTCATTGAGGTCGTCGGTCTCGCTGCCGCGGTGGCGGCTGCCGACGCGGCTCTCAAGGCGGCGAACGTAAGTCTTGTGGGGCGCGAGATCTCCAAAGGATACGGCTATGTGACGGTGAAGATCGCCGGCGACGTGGGCGCCGTGAAAGCCGCTCTCGCCGCGGCGAAGGCCGTGTCGGAAAAGGTGAGCAAGGTCTGGTCCGTGGACGTGATCCCTCGTCCCGCCTCCGCCATCGGTCCCGTGCTCACCTTCAACAGGGAAACCCAGGGCGCCTCCGAGTGGGTTGCGGCACACGGCCCCCGGGAGACGTTCTCCACCGCGCCGGAGAAAGAAGAAAAAAAAAGCCCTTTCGTTCCCCCGTCTCCGTCCGAAGAACGGCCCTCCGTCGCAGAGACCGAAGAGGCCGTTCCGGCTCCACAGGGAGACGGGAAAGGACTTCCGGAACGGACGTCGATCGTGGAGCCGGAACAGCAACCTTCCGCCCCTTCGGAGACGCCGGAGGAAGGCGCGGGTGGGGACGGACAGGACGACGCGCGCGAGGAACCGGACTCTTCCGCTCTCCCACATGGGGAAGACACGGTTGAGATTTCCGAGGCACCGGTAAAATCCCCCCAGCCCGAGAGCACGCGGGAGACGGCGCGGCGGAGCAAGAAACGAGAGAGCAAACGCAACCGATAG
- a CDS encoding BMC domain-containing protein yields MTQEALGMIETRGLVGSVEAADAMVKAANVTLVGQRLTGGGLVTVMVRGDVGAVKAAVDAGTAAASRVGEVVSTHVIARPHGEIEGILPSPEGTQTEQIEICKD; encoded by the coding sequence ATGACCCAGGAAGCGCTCGGAATGATCGAAACACGCGGACTGGTGGGCTCCGTGGAGGCAGCGGACGCCATGGTCAAGGCGGCCAACGTGACCCTCGTGGGACAGCGGCTCACCGGTGGCGGACTGGTCACCGTCATGGTCCGCGGTGATGTGGGCGCCGTGAAGGCCGCCGTGGACGCCGGGACCGCCGCGGCATCCCGCGTCGGCGAAGTGGTCTCCACCCACGTGATCGCCCGTCCCCACGGGGAGATCGAGGGAATTCTCCCCTCCCCCGAGGGAACGCAGACCGAACAGATCGAAATCTGCAAGGATTAG
- a CDS encoding PduL/EutD family phosphate acyltransferase: MELERSLVERVTRKVIEALDGNPATSLETASSCPGYVVAGVSNRHVHLSPEHVEILFGKGYRLTVLRDLRQPGQYACKETLHVVTWGGVLENVRILGPERKSSQFELSLSDARKLRIDPPLAKSGSKAACPSVLLVGPRGSVVLDSGIGLAWRHVHLSLPEAQVLGLKDGDETDVEVEGERGIVFRKVWVRVHESFLSEFHVDVDEANACGLKTGDLVRLCL, encoded by the coding sequence ATGGAGCTGGAACGATCCCTCGTCGAACGCGTGACCCGGAAGGTCATCGAAGCCCTTGACGGGAATCCGGCAACGTCCCTTGAGACGGCGTCCTCCTGTCCGGGGTATGTCGTGGCGGGCGTGAGCAATCGTCATGTCCACCTCTCGCCGGAGCACGTGGAGATTCTTTTCGGAAAGGGATACCGGCTCACCGTTCTGCGGGACCTCCGCCAACCAGGACAGTACGCCTGCAAGGAGACGCTCCACGTGGTCACCTGGGGAGGCGTTCTCGAAAACGTACGCATTCTCGGCCCCGAGAGGAAGAGCAGTCAATTCGAACTCTCCCTCTCGGATGCCAGAAAACTCCGCATCGACCCGCCTCTCGCCAAAAGCGGGAGCAAGGCCGCGTGTCCTTCGGTTCTGCTCGTCGGCCCCAGGGGAAGCGTGGTACTCGACTCGGGCATCGGTCTCGCCTGGAGACATGTCCATCTTTCCCTGCCGGAAGCACAGGTCTTGGGTCTGAAGGACGGCGATGAAACAGACGTGGAAGTAGAAGGCGAACGGGGCATCGTGTTCCGAAAGGTTTGGGTTCGGGTGCACGAGAGCTTCCTGAGCGAGTTTCACGTGGACGTGGACGAGGCCAATGCCTGCGGCCTCAAGACAGGGGATCTGGTGCGGCTATGTCTGTGA
- the eutJ gene encoding ethanolamine utilization protein EutJ has product MSVNRSVGGFISSSVIARPGEDLERMLPSFGDGRRVAPSPEPAGRGLIFCGRSGGNENPSAATGSAQVAEAEAVFGTCPETVPLPYDEQFVKHLLAPLDEALFREEPLTSWNKLYLGFDLGTTNLVLVALNEEGQPVSAVLESSRSSIRDGVVVDYMAAMTGMRSCLERLQHRLGRAVTGIGAAAYPPGISERTAKVCANIVESLGFDCKGLYEEPTAAAAALGTSEGAIVDIGGGTTGISVLREGKVVYTADEPTGGTHMTLVLSGALGLDFDAAETLKRNKTEQIRLVPMLKPVLEKMATIVRHHLDVSGFYGKVPVLLVGGGAAFPGAEAIMERIIEQPVTLAPHPLLVTPAGIARNLWREQHGR; this is encoded by the coding sequence ATGTCTGTGAACCGATCCGTCGGCGGCTTCATCTCTTCTTCCGTCATCGCCCGCCCCGGCGAGGATCTCGAGCGAATGCTCCCCTCCTTCGGAGACGGCAGGCGCGTCGCCCCCTCTCCGGAACCGGCAGGAAGGGGTCTGATTTTTTGCGGCCGCTCCGGCGGAAACGAAAATCCTTCCGCCGCAACAGGCAGCGCACAGGTCGCCGAGGCGGAGGCGGTGTTTGGAACCTGCCCGGAGACTGTACCCCTCCCCTACGACGAACAGTTTGTGAAACACCTGCTGGCACCCCTCGACGAGGCACTGTTCCGGGAAGAACCCCTGACATCCTGGAACAAACTGTATCTCGGCTTCGATCTGGGCACGACAAACCTGGTCCTTGTGGCCCTCAACGAGGAGGGACAGCCCGTCTCGGCGGTCCTCGAATCCTCCCGCTCGTCCATCCGCGACGGCGTGGTGGTGGATTACATGGCGGCCATGACGGGCATGCGCTCCTGCCTCGAACGTCTTCAGCACCGACTTGGCAGGGCCGTCACCGGCATCGGTGCCGCGGCCTATCCTCCGGGAATCTCGGAGCGGACCGCGAAGGTCTGCGCCAACATCGTGGAATCCCTCGGCTTCGACTGCAAGGGGCTTTACGAGGAGCCCACCGCCGCGGCTGCCGCGTTGGGGACTTCCGAGGGGGCCATCGTCGATATCGGCGGCGGCACCACGGGCATCTCGGTCCTTCGGGAGGGCAAAGTGGTCTACACCGCAGACGAGCCCACCGGGGGCACGCACATGACGCTGGTCCTGTCCGGCGCGCTGGGGCTCGACTTCGACGCCGCGGAGACGCTCAAGCGGAACAAGACCGAACAGATCCGCCTCGTGCCCATGCTCAAGCCCGTCCTCGAAAAAATGGCCACCATCGTGCGCCATCATCTCGATGTGAGCGGCTTCTACGGAAAGGTACCCGTTCTTCTCGTGGGGGGAGGCGCGGCCTTTCCCGGCGCGGAGGCCATCATGGAGCGCATCATCGAGCAGCCGGTGACGCTGGCACCACATCCGCTGCTGGTGACCCCCGCGGGGATCGCCAGAAACCTCTGGAGGGAACAGCATGGCCGTTGA
- a CDS encoding microcompartment protein, with product MVMTYQLILSPSETTKKMLLRRMGFREEEGKELLRNGSSPWGAVLLVQGGVAEIFAAVDLGTKAAPVTAREVWGNCPQHINTVAFIGAVADIRTCLQALQSGGLVK from the coding sequence ATGGTCATGACCTATCAACTCATCCTCTCCCCTTCCGAGACAACGAAAAAAATGCTTTTGCGCCGCATGGGTTTTCGAGAGGAAGAGGGCAAAGAACTGCTGCGGAACGGCTCTTCCCCTTGGGGTGCCGTCCTCCTGGTTCAGGGAGGAGTGGCGGAAATATTTGCCGCCGTCGATCTGGGCACGAAAGCGGCCCCGGTGACGGCGCGGGAAGTCTGGGGAAACTGTCCGCAGCACATCAACACAGTGGCTTTCATCGGAGCGGTGGCGGACATCCGCACCTGTCTCCAGGCTTTGCAGAGCGGGGGGTTGGTGAAATGA
- a CDS encoding EutN/CcmL family microcompartment protein: MKLGKIVGSVVATRKDDRLVGHKLLVVQLLMPGREGYRPGKDEGGFSVAVDLVGSGTGDTVLLCTGSSARTASGDPASPIDMAVVGIVDTVDVDHREVL, translated from the coding sequence ATGAAACTCGGGAAGATCGTCGGATCCGTCGTTGCAACCCGCAAGGACGACCGCCTCGTGGGGCACAAGCTCCTCGTGGTACAGCTTCTCATGCCCGGAAGAGAAGGATACCGCCCCGGCAAGGACGAGGGCGGCTTTTCCGTCGCCGTCGATCTCGTAGGATCCGGAACGGGAGATACGGTGCTTCTCTGCACGGGCAGCTCCGCCCGAACCGCCTCTGGGGATCCCGCGTCCCCCATCGACATGGCCGTCGTGGGCATCGTGGACACGGTGGACGTGGACCATCGAGAGGTGCTCTGA
- a CDS encoding cob(I)yrinic acid a,c-diamide adenosyltransferase produces the protein MGRVTTRTGDGGTTRLWDGTPVPKDDPRIRLNGALDETTSALGLARGLAPLSLKEDLERLQREISGLMAYVARGKKDAAVPDAAGLESWIERLLAAYPVPDEFLFPGDTAVGGALHLARALSRRAERDALPLAREGILAPDAMRYLNRLSDMLFVLAVAADREAMVERITKNVLKTVSRENGSRSSLSRENAKRLLAAMELAAEQMGVPMVLAVCDGAGDPVAFLRMDGALPVSLTLAPKKARTAVRLRMTTAQLTSLVQPGAMLYGLTGDPDIVAFGGGIPLRRGDEVCGGVGVSGGSVEQDIAIAEAALAAWNENE, from the coding sequence ATGGGCCGGGTCACGACACGAACCGGAGACGGCGGCACGACTCGCCTCTGGGACGGAACTCCCGTTCCCAAAGACGACCCGAGAATCCGTTTGAACGGCGCCCTGGACGAGACGACCTCCGCCCTCGGCCTCGCGAGAGGACTGGCTCCACTGTCCCTGAAAGAAGATTTGGAACGCCTCCAGCGTGAAATTTCCGGCCTCATGGCCTATGTGGCGCGGGGCAAAAAGGACGCGGCCGTTCCCGACGCGGCAGGGCTGGAATCGTGGATCGAGCGCCTTCTCGCGGCCTATCCCGTTCCCGACGAATTTCTCTTTCCCGGGGACACTGCCGTGGGTGGAGCGCTCCATCTGGCGCGCGCGCTCTCCAGACGGGCGGAGCGGGATGCCCTTCCTCTCGCCAGAGAGGGCATTCTCGCACCCGATGCCATGCGTTACCTCAACCGGCTTTCGGACATGCTCTTCGTTCTTGCCGTGGCGGCGGACAGGGAGGCAATGGTGGAACGAATCACGAAAAACGTGCTGAAGACGGTTTCCCGGGAAAACGGCTCCCGCAGCTCCCTCTCCCGGGAAAATGCCAAGCGGCTTCTCGCCGCCATGGAACTCGCGGCGGAACAGATGGGAGTCCCCATGGTCCTCGCCGTCTGCGACGGTGCGGGAGACCCCGTGGCCTTTCTCCGCATGGACGGAGCGCTTCCCGTCAGCCTTACCCTGGCTCCGAAAAAAGCTCGCACAGCGGTACGACTCCGCATGACCACCGCCCAGTTGACCTCTCTCGTGCAACCCGGCGCGATGCTCTACGGCCTCACGGGTGATCCGGACATCGTCGCCTTCGGTGGAGGAATCCCACTCCGCCGGGGAGACGAGGTCTGCGGCGGCGTGGGCGTCTCCGGAGGTTCGGTCGAACAGGACATTGCCATCGCCGAGGCGGCTCTTGCCGCCTGGAATGAGAACGAATGA
- a CDS encoding aldehyde dehydrogenase family protein gives MEDKERLMQEVIRQVLARLGTEEANGEGASQFGFDSVDAAVAACEKAQKSWQWDFSLEQRIRIVNGLREDLLQEDSLEEVSRLALEETGMGRLDDKILKKRLAVEKTPGPEYFTTRAISGDHGLVLEELSPFGVIASITPSTNPVASVYNNTICMIAGGNGVVFAPHPGAVKCSLRAVELVTRSLAKRGAPEGLVVTLTQPSMENLKALMTHRTVRLVAATGGPGVVKAALSSGKPAIGAGPGNPPVVVDETADIRKAARDVILGCSFDNNLPCIAEKELFVVNCVADELKKHMLDQGAFEVKEPDLVKRLQELVLNPDHSVNRSMVGKSAPYYLEKLGIKVGANVRVVLVETTEDHPFVQEELLMPILPLVRVADFDEALCASLRAEHGFRHSAAIHSTNITHMSRMARAMETTIFTKNAPSFASIGVGGDCPTAFTIATTTGQGPTTPLSFCRTRRCVLAGAFRII, from the coding sequence GTGGAAGACAAGGAACGACTCATGCAGGAAGTGATTCGCCAGGTCCTCGCCCGTCTCGGAACGGAAGAAGCGAACGGCGAAGGCGCCTCGCAGTTCGGCTTCGACAGCGTCGATGCCGCCGTGGCAGCCTGTGAGAAGGCCCAAAAGAGTTGGCAGTGGGATTTCTCTCTTGAGCAACGCATTCGCATCGTGAACGGTCTTCGGGAGGACCTTCTCCAGGAGGACTCCCTTGAGGAAGTCTCCCGTCTGGCACTTGAAGAAACCGGCATGGGGCGCCTGGACGACAAAATTCTCAAGAAACGTCTCGCCGTGGAAAAAACCCCGGGACCCGAATACTTCACCACCCGGGCTATCTCCGGCGACCATGGGCTTGTGCTGGAGGAGCTCTCTCCCTTCGGGGTCATCGCCTCCATCACCCCCTCCACGAACCCCGTGGCATCGGTGTACAACAACACCATCTGCATGATCGCCGGCGGCAACGGCGTGGTCTTCGCTCCCCATCCCGGAGCGGTGAAATGCTCGCTCCGGGCGGTTGAACTCGTGACACGGTCCCTGGCGAAGCGAGGAGCCCCGGAGGGTCTCGTGGTCACACTCACCCAGCCCAGCATGGAGAACCTCAAAGCCCTCATGACGCACCGGACCGTGCGCCTCGTCGCCGCCACGGGCGGCCCCGGCGTGGTGAAGGCCGCTCTTTCGTCGGGCAAACCCGCCATCGGCGCCGGCCCGGGGAACCCCCCCGTTGTGGTGGACGAGACGGCGGACATCCGCAAGGCCGCGCGAGATGTCATCCTCGGGTGCTCCTTCGACAACAATCTTCCCTGCATCGCCGAAAAGGAACTCTTCGTGGTGAACTGCGTCGCGGACGAACTCAAAAAACACATGCTTGACCAGGGCGCCTTCGAAGTCAAGGAGCCGGACCTCGTGAAGCGGCTTCAGGAACTCGTTCTCAATCCGGATCACTCGGTGAACCGTTCCATGGTGGGCAAATCAGCCCCCTACTATCTCGAGAAACTGGGCATCAAGGTGGGTGCGAACGTGCGCGTCGTTCTCGTGGAGACCACCGAGGACCACCCCTTCGTGCAGGAGGAACTGCTCATGCCGATTCTTCCTCTGGTCCGGGTGGCGGACTTCGACGAAGCCCTCTGCGCCTCCCTCCGGGCGGAGCATGGATTCCGTCACTCCGCGGCGATCCACAGCACCAACATCACCCATATGAGCCGCATGGCCCGGGCCATGGAAACCACCATCTTCACGAAAAACGCTCCCTCCTTCGCCTCCATCGGCGTCGGCGGTGACTGCCCCACGGCGTTCACCATCGCCACCACCACCGGCCAGGGTCCCACGACGCCGCTCTCCTTCTGCCGGACCCGGCGTTGTGTCCTCGCCGGAGCATTCCGCATCATCTAG
- a CDS encoding 4Fe-4S dicluster domain-containing protein: protein MEAERLVQQVYEAGVVGAGGAGFPTHVKLKAKGIDTYLINGAECEPLLTVDQHLMCEEAPRLVAAGLAVAAALGGARLVFGLKKKYAPQIAALRACGAEVVEVGNSYPAGDEVILIHEILGRHVPEAGLPLQVGVVVNNPETLYNIAGAMDGLPVTHTFVTVGGAVPRPGVWRVPIGAPASLLLDAAGGSIVKDPVFIEGGPMTGKYRFDTNFNVTKTTKGLLVVPRTSALVHYETMPVEQMLKQAKVACCSCVQCTVTCSRNLVGHGLEPHRIMRAIAFASQALPEIVKQAFLCSECNLCSGLVACPMGLSPRRVNQVLKGSLRAQGIKPDFPKRDITPHPQRAFRLVPSKRLVQRLGLASYDRETPYMGDLPVGNTPLAIPTKQHTGVPAVPCVTPGEAVQEGQILGAPPEGALGATIHASLSGTVLAVSPEAVTIQPER, encoded by the coding sequence ATGGAAGCGGAGCGGCTCGTGCAGCAGGTCTACGAGGCGGGGGTCGTCGGCGCCGGTGGCGCCGGTTTTCCCACCCACGTGAAACTCAAGGCGAAGGGCATCGACACCTACCTCATCAACGGCGCCGAATGCGAACCGCTGCTCACGGTGGACCAGCATCTCATGTGTGAAGAGGCACCCCGCCTCGTCGCGGCGGGGCTTGCCGTGGCGGCGGCCCTCGGAGGAGCACGGCTCGTCTTCGGCCTGAAGAAGAAGTACGCTCCCCAGATCGCGGCCCTTCGGGCCTGCGGTGCCGAGGTCGTCGAAGTGGGCAACTCCTATCCGGCTGGAGACGAGGTCATCCTGATCCACGAGATCCTGGGACGGCACGTCCCCGAGGCGGGACTCCCTCTCCAGGTGGGGGTTGTGGTGAACAATCCGGAGACGCTCTACAACATCGCCGGAGCCATGGACGGCCTTCCCGTGACCCATACCTTCGTCACCGTAGGCGGTGCCGTGCCGCGTCCCGGCGTGTGGCGGGTACCGATCGGCGCTCCCGCATCGCTTCTTCTCGACGCCGCGGGAGGCTCCATCGTGAAGGATCCGGTCTTCATCGAGGGCGGCCCCATGACGGGGAAGTACCGTTTCGACACGAATTTCAACGTCACGAAGACCACCAAGGGCCTTCTCGTGGTACCCCGCACCTCCGCCCTCGTCCATTACGAGACAATGCCCGTGGAGCAGATGCTCAAACAGGCGAAGGTGGCCTGCTGCAGCTGTGTCCAGTGTACTGTCACCTGCTCCCGGAACCTCGTCGGGCACGGTCTCGAACCCCATCGGATCATGCGGGCCATCGCCTTCGCGTCCCAGGCACTTCCGGAGATCGTGAAACAGGCGTTCCTCTGTTCGGAGTGCAACCTCTGCAGCGGTCTCGTGGCCTGCCCCATGGGGCTTTCGCCTCGGCGGGTCAACCAGGTTCTCAAAGGAAGCCTCCGGGCCCAGGGCATCAAACCGGACTTTCCGAAACGGGACATCACGCCTCATCCCCAGCGGGCATTCCGACTCGTTCCCAGCAAGCGGCTGGTACAGCGCCTGGGACTGGCCTCCTACGACAGGGAAACTCCCTACATGGGGGATCTTCCTGTGGGGAACACACCCCTTGCCATCCCCACCAAGCAGCACACGGGCGTTCCAGCCGTACCCTGCGTTACTCCGGGAGAGGCCGTTCAAGAGGGACAGATCCTCGGCGCGCCTCCCGAGGGAGCTCTCGGCGCGACCATCCACGCCTCGCTTTCCGGAACGGTCCTTGCGGTGTCGCCCGAGGCCGTGACGATTCAGCCTGAGCGCTGA
- a CDS encoding BMC domain-containing protein encodes MEKAVAIVELLSVARGVATADAMLKGGDISLYSACSICPGKYLIVVGGQVGAVKTALARGLEAGGEAVSDSMLLPNAHPDIFPALSSATEVKEIASLGVVETMSAPVAVEAADAAAKAAQVKLLEIRLGRGMGAKAFFSFTGDVSEVRTSAKAAERVAAEKGLLVDVVVIAKPHRDLPPFVV; translated from the coding sequence ATGGAAAAAGCCGTTGCCATCGTAGAACTGCTCAGCGTGGCCCGGGGCGTGGCGACCGCGGATGCCATGCTCAAGGGAGGTGACATCTCCCTCTATTCGGCGTGCAGCATCTGCCCGGGCAAATATCTCATCGTCGTGGGAGGCCAGGTGGGCGCCGTCAAGACCGCCCTGGCCCGCGGGCTCGAAGCGGGAGGCGAAGCGGTGAGCGACAGCATGCTCCTGCCCAACGCCCATCCGGACATTTTTCCCGCGCTGTCGAGCGCCACGGAGGTGAAGGAGATCGCCTCCCTGGGAGTCGTGGAGACCATGAGCGCCCCCGTTGCGGTCGAGGCCGCCGATGCCGCGGCAAAGGCCGCCCAGGTGAAACTCCTGGAGATCCGCCTGGGACGCGGTATGGGCGCCAAGGCGTTCTTCAGCTTCACCGGAGACGTCTCGGAGGTGCGTACCTCCGCAAAGGCCGCGGAGCGGGTCGCCGCCGAAAAGGGACTCCTTGTGGACGTGGTGGTCATCGCCAAGCCCCACAGGGACCTGCCACCCTTCGTCGTGTAG
- a CDS encoding glycerol dehydrogenase produces MSSKMKIMIAPGRYVQGSGAVKSAGEHVKLLGKKALILGGKRGMGAVKADLEASLKANGIAFVEEAFGGECSRQEIERMKGIAKEQKADVIIGTGGGKTLDTAKAVAYELHLPVAIIPTIAATDAPCSALSVIYTPEGVFESYLVLPQNPNLVVMDTDVVAHAPARLLVSGMGDALATWFEAKSCYVTKAGNMPGGAATEAAMKLARLCYDLLIEYGLEAKIACDAHAVTPALERIVEANTLLSGLGFESGGLAASHAIHNGLTVLEETHHYYHGEKVAFGTLTQLVLEDADREQLQEVLDFCCDVGLPITLGQLGVKEVTAAKLRPVAEAACAPGETIHNTPFKVDADLVLQAILGADALGRAYLGGSAE; encoded by the coding sequence ATGTCCAGCAAAATGAAGATCATGATCGCACCGGGCAGATACGTTCAGGGATCGGGCGCCGTGAAGAGCGCCGGAGAGCACGTGAAGCTCCTCGGCAAAAAGGCCCTCATTTTGGGTGGCAAAAGAGGCATGGGCGCCGTGAAGGCGGACCTCGAGGCGAGCCTCAAGGCCAACGGCATCGCCTTCGTCGAGGAAGCCTTCGGCGGCGAGTGCTCCCGCCAGGAAATCGAGCGCATGAAGGGCATCGCCAAGGAACAGAAGGCCGACGTCATCATCGGCACCGGCGGAGGCAAGACACTCGACACGGCCAAGGCCGTGGCCTACGAGCTGCACCTCCCCGTGGCCATCATTCCCACCATCGCCGCCACGGACGCCCCCTGCAGCGCTCTCTCGGTGATCTACACCCCCGAAGGGGTCTTCGAGAGCTATCTCGTTCTGCCCCAAAACCCCAACCTCGTCGTCATGGACACGGACGTGGTTGCCCACGCCCCGGCGCGCCTCCTCGTCTCCGGCATGGGTGACGCTCTCGCCACCTGGTTCGAGGCGAAGAGCTGCTACGTCACCAAGGCGGGCAACATGCCCGGCGGGGCCGCCACCGAGGCGGCGATGAAACTCGCCCGACTCTGCTACGACCTTCTCATCGAGTACGGCCTGGAGGCGAAGATCGCCTGCGACGCGCACGCGGTCACGCCCGCTCTGGAGCGTATCGTGGAGGCCAACACCCTTCTTTCCGGACTCGGCTTCGAGAGCGGCGGCCTTGCCGCGTCCCACGCCATCCACAACGGCCTTACCGTTCTCGAGGAAACTCACCACTACTACCACGGCGAGAAAGTCGCCTTCGGAACCCTGACGCAGCTCGTCCTCGAGGACGCGGATCGGGAACAGCTCCAGGAAGTTCTCGATTTCTGCTGCGACGTGGGACTTCCCATCACACTGGGTCAGCTCGGCGTGAAGGAGGTCACTGCCGCAAAACTTCGCCCCGTGGCGGAAGCGGCCTGCGCCCCCGGAGAAACCATCCACAACACGCCATTCAAGGTAGATGCCGACCTGGTTCTCCAGGCCATTCTGGGAGCCGACGCCCTCGGGCGGGCCTATCTGGGGGGAAGCGCCGAGTAA